A portion of the Anthonomus grandis grandis chromosome 19, icAntGran1.3, whole genome shotgun sequence genome contains these proteins:
- the LOC126747338 gene encoding phospholipid-transporting ATPase ABCA3 isoform X3 — MSQNIVYNLVPVSEDHGSLQDDPAEPHNKMAENWNKFLLLMWKNWRLQWRRPIKTLMEILVPIIFFAILVLLRSEVSPTRNAAVTYDPICTFPIPGFCQNPSTTTTTTTSRYQRLLGSDFNTSSLANYTLMYSPSNNTAIDQIMNLIHTYIHINTTSHPTASLMEAAYVSKGSSNTTFAAVQFEDHLRDGTDFGSDPRVKVTLRFPGELRVAGSLEADWKTTLVYPIFQTAGPRNSNSSTGAPPNYYQEGFLALQQALSAMITARQSGESFPGPITMPVINMRRFPYASWNEDLLAAVLQAFFGTIIMFSFIYPCMNIVSAITYEKEKQLKETMKIMGLPNWLHWLAWFLKSFILLMISVVLMVVLLKVKWYHDSDYAVLTYADPFVLLLFMMCYLCATITFCFAISVFFSKADSASNFACIAWFISSVPYLFVQQNYDTLSLGSKVAASLFGPNTAVAFGFQVIFMYEGTAEGVQFDNIWKPNTPDDNLSLGIMMMVLLFDSGIFLLIALYVEAVYPGEFGVPQKWYFPFTTEFWCGRSKGYSSIDTLEESVGHTSGQFEEEPTNLQAGVKIQNLRKVFESKVAVDGISLNMYEDQITVLLGHNGAGKTTTMSMLTGMFPPSSGTAVIGGYDIRTDIKRVRENLGLCPQHNVIFDELTVEEHLYFFSKLKGVRGKAVKAEVDKYVELLELKKKRMKKARTLSGGMKRKLCVGIALCGGSKVVMLDEPTSGMDPSARRALWDLLLSQKTGRTILLTTHFMDEADLLGDRIAIMAAGEVKCCGSSFFLKKKYGVGYRLIIEKTPQCNPQNVTDLLGKYIPRIQVESNIGSELSYLLAEGQSNIFEPMLKELEAKSKQLGVGGYGISLATLEEVFMKVGADHLTEEKPSNGVVHAVPQTTTVVSSSEFLKNQIIAMSLKKILSAVRKWFLLVLHMILPAFFIIVIILIARQNNRTRDLPAMKLDLSRYSESVLLVDGADLSDSSRKYAQNYREVVGSAYKEVPSIHEHIMDLTAKTPSTVKRRYLGGISFSAVNRTGSNIPSMINVDANFTAYFNNDPYHTPAVSLGLAMNTVHRIRTNCSDCGIDFVNHPMPFMAATKIKALLSGANLGYQVGFNLAFSMACVGCYFLLFVVKERTTNSKHLQFVSGIKVYIFWLTTFLWDFIVYVPTVILMLLVLLCFQEDGFKSASDIGRLFVILIYFGWCMLPFMYIAGFFFKVPASGYGIMAIICLFTGDIAMMVVEMLRSPGLDLEYVGDILHWIFLLFPHYSLGAGVRDTYKLFFYNKLCDSFYEQCMLMNSSFTKQDCLDMDTSGLNTYCVGLDQDYFKWEDPGIGANLVYSFTTGFLFIVGLLIFEYGVFSKVIYSVGQRWAKGPVVPPDEDSDVRKEREKILNTPEEQLCNEYKMMVKNLTKHYKNLLAVNGLCLGVKDKECFGLLGINGAGKTTTFKMLTGDVRITHGDAWLQGHSVKKNVTQVQKLIGYCPQFDALLDDLTALETLIIFSLIRGIPRHSCTPLAKRLASEFDFERHLLKQVRQLSGGNKRKLSASIAMIGDPPVVFMDEPTTGMDPATKRYFWNTICHARDSGKTIILTSHSMEECEALCTRLAIMVNGNFKCLGSAQHLKNKFADGYTITIKMKQGDEGTIERVNEFMTSSLPGVVLKEKHDELLTYFMAGREAPLSKMFGILEQGKRRDLDIEDYSLGQSNLEQVFLRFTRDQHVT; from the exons atgtcccaaaatattgtttataatttagttCCTGTTAGTGAGGACCATGGCAGCCTACAAGATGACCCCGCAG AGCCGCACAACAAGATGGCGGAAAACTGGAACAAGTTCCTGCTGCTCATGTGGAAAAACTGGCGGCTCCAATGGAGAAGGCCCATAAAGACCCTAATGGAGATCCTGGTGCCGATCATATTCTTCGCGATCCTGGTCCTACTCAGGAGCGAGGTCAGCCCGACCCGAAACGCGGCCGTAACGTACGATCCCATCTGCACGTTCCCGATTCCCGGATTCTGCCAGAACCCCTCCACCACCACCACTACCACCACATCCAGATACCAGAGACTCTTGGGCAGTGATTTCAACACGAGCAGTTTGGCAAATTACACCCTGATGTACTCGCCCTCGAACAACACCGCCATAGACCAAATCATGAACTTAATCCACACTTACATCCATATTAATACCACATCTCACCCTACTGCTTCTTTAATGGAGGCCGCTTACGTCTCCAAAGGGAGCTCCAACACCACTTTTGCAGCCGTCCAGTTCGAGGATCACTTGCGAGACGGGACCGATTTCGGGAGCGATCCGCGTGTCAAAGTCACCCTCAGGTTCCCGGGGGAACTGAGGGTCGCTGGTAGCCTGGAAGCCGACTGGAAAACCACCCTGGTTTATCCGATATTCCAGACAGCTGGACCAAGGAACTCTAATAGCAGCACAGGAGCACCCCCCA ATTATTATCAGGAAGGGTTCCTGGCCTTGCAGCAAGCCCTTTCCGCCATGATTACCGCACGACAGTCCGGAGAAAGCTTCCCGGGACCAATCACGATGCCCGTGATTAACATGCGCAGGTTCCCGTACGCTTCCTGGAACGAGGACCTTTTGGCAGCCGTTCTACAGGCCTTTTTCGGCACCATCATCATGTTCAGTTTCATATACCCGTGCATGAACATCGTCTCCGCCATCACTTACGAGAAAGAGAAACAGTTGAAG gaaaccATGAAGATCATGGGCCTGCCCAACTGGCTGCACTGGCTCGCCTGGTTTTTAAAGAGTTTCATTCTGCTAATGATCTCGGTGGTTCTCATGGTGGTTCTGTTAAAAGTCAAATGGTACCATGACTCGGACTACGCGGTGCTGACCTACGCCGACCCGTTCGTTCTATTGTTGTTCATGATGTGCTACCTGTGCGCCACCATCACCTTCTGTTTTGCCATCAGTGTCTTTTTTTCGAAAG CTGATTCCGCGTCAAACTTCGCCTGCATCGCCTGGTTCATCTCCTCGGTTCCCTACTTGTTTGTGCAACAGAACTACGACACTTTATCCCTCGGGAGTAAAGTAGCGGCGAGCCTGTTCGGACCTAACACCGCCGTAGCCTTCGGTTTCCAGGTGATTTTCATGTACGAGGGCACCGCAGAAG GCGTCCAATTCGACAACATCTGGAAACCGAACACCCCGGACGACAACTTATCCCTCGGGATAATGATGATGGTGCTGCTGTTCGACAGCGGGATCTTTCTGCTGATCGCCCTCTACGTAGAAGCCGTGTACCCGGGGGAGTTCGGGGTGCCCCAAAAGTGGTACTTCCCATTCACCACCGAATTTTGGTGCGGCAGATCCAAAGGTTACAGCAGCATCGACACTCTGGAAGAATCTGTGGGGCATACGAGCGGCCAGTTCGAGGAGGAACCGACGAACCTCCAGGCCGGAGTCAAGATCCAGAACCTCCGGAAGGTTTTCGAGTCCAAGGTGGCGGTGGACGGGATCAGCTTGAACATGTACGAGGATCAGATTACGGTTCTTTTGGGGCATAACGGGGCCGGGAAGACCACCACGATGTCCATGTTGACCGGCATGTTTCCGCCCAGCAGTGGGACAGCGGTTATTGGGGG ATACGACATAAGAACGGACATAAAGAGGGTGCGCGAGAACTTGGGGTTGTGCCCCCAGCACAACGTCATCTTCGACGAGTTGACCGTGGAGGAGCACCTCTACTTTTTCAGTAAGCTGAAGGGGGTGAGGGGGAAGGCCGTGAAGGCGGAGGTGGACAAGTACGTGGAACTGTTGGAGCTCAAGAAAAAG AGAATGAAGAAAGCTCGCACTCTTTCTGGAGGGATGAAGAGGAAACTTTGCGTGGGAATCGCCTTATGCGGAGGCTCCAAGGTGGTGATGCTGGACGAGCCAACCTCAGGGATGGACCCCTCGGCCAGGAGGGCTTTGTGGGACCTTTTGCTCAGCCAGAAAACCG GCAGAACCATTTTGCTGACCACCCACTTCATGGACGAGGCTGACCTCCTTGGGGACCGCATAGCAATCATGGCCGCCGGAGAAGTGAAGTGCTGCGGAAGCAGtttcttcttgaagaaaaaataCGGGGTGGGGTACCGCCTTATTATCGAAAAGACCCCCCAGTGCAATCCCCAAAATGTCACCGACTTATTGGGCAAGTACATCCCTCGCATCCAGGTGGAAAGCAACATCGGATCGGAGTTGTCTTACTTGCTGGCCGAGGGGCAGTCGAACATATTTGAGCCCATGCTAAAAGAACTGGAGGCCAAGAGCAAGCAGCTGGGCGTGGGCGGTTACGGGATATCTTTGGCAACCCTGGAGGAAGTTTTTATGAA GGTCGGAGCTGACCATTTGACAGAAGAGAAACCGTCAAACGGGGTGGTGCACGCCGTTCCACAAACAACCACCGTAGTAAGCTCCTCGGAATTCTTGAAGAACCAAATAATCGCCATGTCGTTGAAGAAGATCCTATCGGCGGTACGCAAGTGGTTCTTGCTGGTTCTCCACATGATCCTCCCGGCATTTTTCATCATCGTCATCATATTGATTGCGCGGCAAAATAATCGCACGAGAGACCTGCCGGCTATGAAGCTCGACCTCAGCCGTTACTCTGAGTCTGTTTTGCTCGTAGACGGAGCGGATCTGAGCGACTCGTCTCGAAAATACGCTCAGAACTACCGGGAGGTGGTGGGATCCGCGTACAAGGAGGTCCCGTCGATCCACGAGCACATCATGGACTTG ACCGCCAAAACACCTTCAACGGTAAAGAGACGATATTTAGGAGGCATCAGTTTCAGTGCCGTAAATCGAACAGGCAGTAACATCCCTTCAATGATCAATGTGGACGCAAACTTCACGGCGTATTTCAATAACGACCCCTATCACACCCCCGCGGTCTCTTTGGGCCTGGCTATGAACACCGTACACCGCATTAGGACGAATTGCTCCGACTGCGGCATCGATTTCGTCAACCATCCGATGCCATTCATGGCAGCAACGAAG ATTAAAGCGCTCTTATCCGGCGCAAACTTGGGCTACCAGGTGGGCTTTAACTTGGCCTTCAGCATGGCCTGCGTCGGATGCTACTTCCTGCTGTTTGTGGTGAAGGAGCGCACCACCAACTCGAAGCATCTACAGTTCGTCTCCGGTATCAAAGTCTACATCTTCTGGCTGACGACGTTCCTGTGGGACTTTATCGTTTACGTCCCCACGGTGATTTTAATGCTGCTGGTGCTGCTTTGCTTCCAGGAGGATGGATTCAAGAGCGCCTCTGATATTG GGAGGTTATTCGTTATTTTAATCTACTTCGGGTGGTGCATGCTGCCCTTCATGTACATCGCGGGATTCTTCTTTAAAGTGCCCGCCTCTGGTTACGGGATCATGGCCATCATCTGCTTGTTCACAG GGGATATTGCCATGATGGTGGTGGAAATGTTGCGGTCTCCAGGTCTGGATCTGGAATATGTCGGGGACATCTTGCACTGGATCTTCCTGCTGTTCCCCCACTATTCTTTAGGGGCCGGAGTTCGGGACACTTACAAGctctttttttataacaaactgTGCGACTCTTTTTACGAGCAGTGTATGCTGATGAATTCAAGCTTCACCAAGCAGGATTGTCTGGACATGGACACGTCAGGCTTAAATACCTACTGCGTCGGTCTGGATCAGGACTATTTCAAATGGGAGGACCCCGGAATTGGCGCCAATCTAGTCTACTCTTTTACGACAGGTTTCTTGTTTATCGTCGGGCTGCTGATCTTCGAGTATGGGGTGTTCTCCAAAGTGATTTACTCGGTGGGGCAGAGGTGGGCCAAAGGCCCTGTGGTACCCCCTGACGAGGACTCGGACGTCCgaaaagagagagagaagatCCTGAACACCCCCGAGGAGCAGCTTTGCAACGAGTACAAGATGATGGTGAAAAACCTGACTAAACATTACAAGAACTTACTGGCCGTCAACGGATTATGCCTGGGGGTGAAGGACAAGGAGTGCTTCGGCTTATTAGGGATAAACGGGGCGGGCAAGACCACCACCTTCAAAATGCTCACGGGGGACGTCCGTATAACCCACGGGGACGCATGGCTCCAAGGCCACAGCGTCAAAAAGAACGTGACGCAAGTCCAAAAACTGATCGGCTACTGTCCCCAGTTCGACGCTCTGTTAGACGACCTGACCGCCTTGGAAACCCTCATAATATTCTCCCTGATCCGGGGAATCCCGCGGCACTCGTGCACGCCACTCGCCAAACGACTCGCGAGCGAGTTCGACTTCGAGCGCCACCTGCTGAAGCAAGTGAGACAACTGAGCGGCGGCAACAAGCGGAAGTTGAGCGCGTCGATCGCGATGATCGGGGATCCCCCGGTGGTGTTCATGGACGAGCCGACCACCGGGATGGATCCGGCGACGAAACGTTACTTCTGGAACACGATTTGCCACGCCCGGGATTCCGGGAAGACGATCATCTTGACGTCGCACAGTATGGAGGAGTGCGAGGCTCTGTGCACCCGTTTGGCCATAATGGTCAACGGGAATTTTAAATGTTTGGGGAGCGCCCAACATCTGAAGAACAAATTTGCCGATGGGTACACTATCACCATTAAAATGAAGCAGGGGGATGAGGGGACGATCGAGCGGGTAAACGAGTTCATGACGAGCAGTTTACCGGGGGTGGTTTTGAAGGAGAAGCACGACGAGTTACTGACGTACTTCATGGCTGGGAGGGAGGCGCCACTGTCGAAGATGTTCGGAATTCTGGAGCAAGGCAAGAGAAGGGACTTGGATATTGAGGATTACAGCTTGGGACAGAGCAATCTGGAACAG GTGTTCCTTCGGTTTACCAGAGACCAACACGTGACGTAA
- the LOC126747338 gene encoding phospholipid-transporting ATPase ABCA3 isoform X1: MSQNIVYNLVPVSEDHGSLQDDPAEPHNKMAENWNKFLLLMWKNWRLQWRRPIKTLMEILVPIIFFAILVLLRSEVSPTRNAAVTYDPICTFPIPGFCQNPSTTTTTTTSRYQRLLGSDFNTSSLANYTLMYSPSNNTAIDQIMNLIHTYIHINTTSHPTASLMEAAYVSKGSSNTTFAAVQFEDHLRDGTDFGSDPRVKVTLRFPGELRVAGSLEADWKTTLVYPIFQTAGPRNSNSSTGAPPNYYQEGFLALQQALSAMITARQSGESFPGPITMPVINMRRFPYASWNEDLLAAVLQAFFGTIIMFSFIYPCMNIVSAITYEKEKQLKETMKIMGLPNWLHWLAWFLKSFILLMISVVLMVVLLKVKWYHDSDYAVLTYADPFVLLLFMMCYLCATITFCFAISVFFSKADSASNFACIAWFISSVPYLFVQQNYDTLSLGSKVAASLFGPNTAVAFGFQVIFMYEGTAEGVQFDNIWKPNTPDDNLSLGIMMMVLLFDSGIFLLIALYVEAVYPGEFGVPQKWYFPFTTEFWCGRSKGYSSIDTLEESVGHTSGQFEEEPTNLQAGVKIQNLRKVFESKVAVDGISLNMYEDQITVLLGHNGAGKTTTMSMLTGMFPPSSGTAVIGGYDIRTDIKRVRENLGLCPQHNVIFDELTVEEHLYFFSKLKGVRGKAVKAEVDKYVELLELKKKRMKKARTLSGGMKRKLCVGIALCGGSKVVMLDEPTSGMDPSARRALWDLLLSQKTGRTILLTTHFMDEADLLGDRIAIMAAGEVKCCGSSFFLKKKYGVGYRLIIEKTPQCNPQNVTDLLGKYIPRIQVESNIGSELSYLLAEGQSNIFEPMLKELEAKSKQLGVGGYGISLATLEEVFMKYGCAFLQETGYLTIGFRVGADHLTEEKPSNGVVHAVPQTTTVVSSSEFLKNQIIAMSLKKILSAVRKWFLLVLHMILPAFFIIVIILIARQNNRTRDLPAMKLDLSRYSESVLLVDGADLSDSSRKYAQNYREVVGSAYKEVPSIHEHIMDLTAKTPSTVKRRYLGGISFSAVNRTGSNIPSMINVDANFTAYFNNDPYHTPAVSLGLAMNTVHRIRTNCSDCGIDFVNHPMPFMAATKIKALLSGANLGYQVGFNLAFSMACVGCYFLLFVVKERTTNSKHLQFVSGIKVYIFWLTTFLWDFIVYVPTVILMLLVLLCFQEDGFKSASDIGRLFVILIYFGWCMLPFMYIAGFFFKVPASGYGIMAIICLFTGDIAMMVVEMLRSPGLDLEYVGDILHWIFLLFPHYSLGAGVRDTYKLFFYNKLCDSFYEQCMLMNSSFTKQDCLDMDTSGLNTYCVGLDQDYFKWEDPGIGANLVYSFTTGFLFIVGLLIFEYGVFSKVIYSVGQRWAKGPVVPPDEDSDVRKEREKILNTPEEQLCNEYKMMVKNLTKHYKNLLAVNGLCLGVKDKECFGLLGINGAGKTTTFKMLTGDVRITHGDAWLQGHSVKKNVTQVQKLIGYCPQFDALLDDLTALETLIIFSLIRGIPRHSCTPLAKRLASEFDFERHLLKQVRQLSGGNKRKLSASIAMIGDPPVVFMDEPTTGMDPATKRYFWNTICHARDSGKTIILTSHSMEECEALCTRLAIMVNGNFKCLGSAQHLKNKFADGYTITIKMKQGDEGTIERVNEFMTSSLPGVVLKEKHDELLTYFMAGREAPLSKMFGILEQGKRRDLDIEDYSLGQSNLEQVFLRFTRDQHVT; the protein is encoded by the exons atgtcccaaaatattgtttataatttagttCCTGTTAGTGAGGACCATGGCAGCCTACAAGATGACCCCGCAG AGCCGCACAACAAGATGGCGGAAAACTGGAACAAGTTCCTGCTGCTCATGTGGAAAAACTGGCGGCTCCAATGGAGAAGGCCCATAAAGACCCTAATGGAGATCCTGGTGCCGATCATATTCTTCGCGATCCTGGTCCTACTCAGGAGCGAGGTCAGCCCGACCCGAAACGCGGCCGTAACGTACGATCCCATCTGCACGTTCCCGATTCCCGGATTCTGCCAGAACCCCTCCACCACCACCACTACCACCACATCCAGATACCAGAGACTCTTGGGCAGTGATTTCAACACGAGCAGTTTGGCAAATTACACCCTGATGTACTCGCCCTCGAACAACACCGCCATAGACCAAATCATGAACTTAATCCACACTTACATCCATATTAATACCACATCTCACCCTACTGCTTCTTTAATGGAGGCCGCTTACGTCTCCAAAGGGAGCTCCAACACCACTTTTGCAGCCGTCCAGTTCGAGGATCACTTGCGAGACGGGACCGATTTCGGGAGCGATCCGCGTGTCAAAGTCACCCTCAGGTTCCCGGGGGAACTGAGGGTCGCTGGTAGCCTGGAAGCCGACTGGAAAACCACCCTGGTTTATCCGATATTCCAGACAGCTGGACCAAGGAACTCTAATAGCAGCACAGGAGCACCCCCCA ATTATTATCAGGAAGGGTTCCTGGCCTTGCAGCAAGCCCTTTCCGCCATGATTACCGCACGACAGTCCGGAGAAAGCTTCCCGGGACCAATCACGATGCCCGTGATTAACATGCGCAGGTTCCCGTACGCTTCCTGGAACGAGGACCTTTTGGCAGCCGTTCTACAGGCCTTTTTCGGCACCATCATCATGTTCAGTTTCATATACCCGTGCATGAACATCGTCTCCGCCATCACTTACGAGAAAGAGAAACAGTTGAAG gaaaccATGAAGATCATGGGCCTGCCCAACTGGCTGCACTGGCTCGCCTGGTTTTTAAAGAGTTTCATTCTGCTAATGATCTCGGTGGTTCTCATGGTGGTTCTGTTAAAAGTCAAATGGTACCATGACTCGGACTACGCGGTGCTGACCTACGCCGACCCGTTCGTTCTATTGTTGTTCATGATGTGCTACCTGTGCGCCACCATCACCTTCTGTTTTGCCATCAGTGTCTTTTTTTCGAAAG CTGATTCCGCGTCAAACTTCGCCTGCATCGCCTGGTTCATCTCCTCGGTTCCCTACTTGTTTGTGCAACAGAACTACGACACTTTATCCCTCGGGAGTAAAGTAGCGGCGAGCCTGTTCGGACCTAACACCGCCGTAGCCTTCGGTTTCCAGGTGATTTTCATGTACGAGGGCACCGCAGAAG GCGTCCAATTCGACAACATCTGGAAACCGAACACCCCGGACGACAACTTATCCCTCGGGATAATGATGATGGTGCTGCTGTTCGACAGCGGGATCTTTCTGCTGATCGCCCTCTACGTAGAAGCCGTGTACCCGGGGGAGTTCGGGGTGCCCCAAAAGTGGTACTTCCCATTCACCACCGAATTTTGGTGCGGCAGATCCAAAGGTTACAGCAGCATCGACACTCTGGAAGAATCTGTGGGGCATACGAGCGGCCAGTTCGAGGAGGAACCGACGAACCTCCAGGCCGGAGTCAAGATCCAGAACCTCCGGAAGGTTTTCGAGTCCAAGGTGGCGGTGGACGGGATCAGCTTGAACATGTACGAGGATCAGATTACGGTTCTTTTGGGGCATAACGGGGCCGGGAAGACCACCACGATGTCCATGTTGACCGGCATGTTTCCGCCCAGCAGTGGGACAGCGGTTATTGGGGG ATACGACATAAGAACGGACATAAAGAGGGTGCGCGAGAACTTGGGGTTGTGCCCCCAGCACAACGTCATCTTCGACGAGTTGACCGTGGAGGAGCACCTCTACTTTTTCAGTAAGCTGAAGGGGGTGAGGGGGAAGGCCGTGAAGGCGGAGGTGGACAAGTACGTGGAACTGTTGGAGCTCAAGAAAAAG AGAATGAAGAAAGCTCGCACTCTTTCTGGAGGGATGAAGAGGAAACTTTGCGTGGGAATCGCCTTATGCGGAGGCTCCAAGGTGGTGATGCTGGACGAGCCAACCTCAGGGATGGACCCCTCGGCCAGGAGGGCTTTGTGGGACCTTTTGCTCAGCCAGAAAACCG GCAGAACCATTTTGCTGACCACCCACTTCATGGACGAGGCTGACCTCCTTGGGGACCGCATAGCAATCATGGCCGCCGGAGAAGTGAAGTGCTGCGGAAGCAGtttcttcttgaagaaaaaataCGGGGTGGGGTACCGCCTTATTATCGAAAAGACCCCCCAGTGCAATCCCCAAAATGTCACCGACTTATTGGGCAAGTACATCCCTCGCATCCAGGTGGAAAGCAACATCGGATCGGAGTTGTCTTACTTGCTGGCCGAGGGGCAGTCGAACATATTTGAGCCCATGCTAAAAGAACTGGAGGCCAAGAGCAAGCAGCTGGGCGTGGGCGGTTACGGGATATCTTTGGCAACCCTGGAGGAAGTTTTTATGAAGTACGGGTGCGCCTTTTTGCAGGAAACCGGTTATTTAACAATTGGTTTTAGGGTCGGAGCTGACCATTTGACAGAAGAGAAACCGTCAAACGGGGTGGTGCACGCCGTTCCACAAACAACCACCGTAGTAAGCTCCTCGGAATTCTTGAAGAACCAAATAATCGCCATGTCGTTGAAGAAGATCCTATCGGCGGTACGCAAGTGGTTCTTGCTGGTTCTCCACATGATCCTCCCGGCATTTTTCATCATCGTCATCATATTGATTGCGCGGCAAAATAATCGCACGAGAGACCTGCCGGCTATGAAGCTCGACCTCAGCCGTTACTCTGAGTCTGTTTTGCTCGTAGACGGAGCGGATCTGAGCGACTCGTCTCGAAAATACGCTCAGAACTACCGGGAGGTGGTGGGATCCGCGTACAAGGAGGTCCCGTCGATCCACGAGCACATCATGGACTTG ACCGCCAAAACACCTTCAACGGTAAAGAGACGATATTTAGGAGGCATCAGTTTCAGTGCCGTAAATCGAACAGGCAGTAACATCCCTTCAATGATCAATGTGGACGCAAACTTCACGGCGTATTTCAATAACGACCCCTATCACACCCCCGCGGTCTCTTTGGGCCTGGCTATGAACACCGTACACCGCATTAGGACGAATTGCTCCGACTGCGGCATCGATTTCGTCAACCATCCGATGCCATTCATGGCAGCAACGAAG ATTAAAGCGCTCTTATCCGGCGCAAACTTGGGCTACCAGGTGGGCTTTAACTTGGCCTTCAGCATGGCCTGCGTCGGATGCTACTTCCTGCTGTTTGTGGTGAAGGAGCGCACCACCAACTCGAAGCATCTACAGTTCGTCTCCGGTATCAAAGTCTACATCTTCTGGCTGACGACGTTCCTGTGGGACTTTATCGTTTACGTCCCCACGGTGATTTTAATGCTGCTGGTGCTGCTTTGCTTCCAGGAGGATGGATTCAAGAGCGCCTCTGATATTG GGAGGTTATTCGTTATTTTAATCTACTTCGGGTGGTGCATGCTGCCCTTCATGTACATCGCGGGATTCTTCTTTAAAGTGCCCGCCTCTGGTTACGGGATCATGGCCATCATCTGCTTGTTCACAG GGGATATTGCCATGATGGTGGTGGAAATGTTGCGGTCTCCAGGTCTGGATCTGGAATATGTCGGGGACATCTTGCACTGGATCTTCCTGCTGTTCCCCCACTATTCTTTAGGGGCCGGAGTTCGGGACACTTACAAGctctttttttataacaaactgTGCGACTCTTTTTACGAGCAGTGTATGCTGATGAATTCAAGCTTCACCAAGCAGGATTGTCTGGACATGGACACGTCAGGCTTAAATACCTACTGCGTCGGTCTGGATCAGGACTATTTCAAATGGGAGGACCCCGGAATTGGCGCCAATCTAGTCTACTCTTTTACGACAGGTTTCTTGTTTATCGTCGGGCTGCTGATCTTCGAGTATGGGGTGTTCTCCAAAGTGATTTACTCGGTGGGGCAGAGGTGGGCCAAAGGCCCTGTGGTACCCCCTGACGAGGACTCGGACGTCCgaaaagagagagagaagatCCTGAACACCCCCGAGGAGCAGCTTTGCAACGAGTACAAGATGATGGTGAAAAACCTGACTAAACATTACAAGAACTTACTGGCCGTCAACGGATTATGCCTGGGGGTGAAGGACAAGGAGTGCTTCGGCTTATTAGGGATAAACGGGGCGGGCAAGACCACCACCTTCAAAATGCTCACGGGGGACGTCCGTATAACCCACGGGGACGCATGGCTCCAAGGCCACAGCGTCAAAAAGAACGTGACGCAAGTCCAAAAACTGATCGGCTACTGTCCCCAGTTCGACGCTCTGTTAGACGACCTGACCGCCTTGGAAACCCTCATAATATTCTCCCTGATCCGGGGAATCCCGCGGCACTCGTGCACGCCACTCGCCAAACGACTCGCGAGCGAGTTCGACTTCGAGCGCCACCTGCTGAAGCAAGTGAGACAACTGAGCGGCGGCAACAAGCGGAAGTTGAGCGCGTCGATCGCGATGATCGGGGATCCCCCGGTGGTGTTCATGGACGAGCCGACCACCGGGATGGATCCGGCGACGAAACGTTACTTCTGGAACACGATTTGCCACGCCCGGGATTCCGGGAAGACGATCATCTTGACGTCGCACAGTATGGAGGAGTGCGAGGCTCTGTGCACCCGTTTGGCCATAATGGTCAACGGGAATTTTAAATGTTTGGGGAGCGCCCAACATCTGAAGAACAAATTTGCCGATGGGTACACTATCACCATTAAAATGAAGCAGGGGGATGAGGGGACGATCGAGCGGGTAAACGAGTTCATGACGAGCAGTTTACCGGGGGTGGTTTTGAAGGAGAAGCACGACGAGTTACTGACGTACTTCATGGCTGGGAGGGAGGCGCCACTGTCGAAGATGTTCGGAATTCTGGAGCAAGGCAAGAGAAGGGACTTGGATATTGAGGATTACAGCTTGGGACAGAGCAATCTGGAACAG GTGTTCCTTCGGTTTACCAGAGACCAACACGTGACGTAA